The following proteins come from a genomic window of Peptoniphilus equinus:
- a CDS encoding recombinase family protein: MEQLNRQSSYFSANEKITALYCRLSRDDELQGESNSIRNQKDILEKYALDMGFENLEFFVDDGYSGTNFDRPSWNKLNALIEDGKVENIIVKDMSRLGRDYLKVGFYTEVLFPDNDIRFIAINNGVDSNNQVENDLTPFINIFNEFYAKDTSKKIKAVFKAKGQSGKPLTTNPPYGYLKDKEDKNKWIVDEVAAETVKLIFNLCIKGFGPSQIACELKSRKIPTPAEHFKSIGLNFPVDTPEEECNWNPATIATILDREEYLGKVINFRTKRKSYKTKKSVDNPKSEWAIFDNVHEPIIDEETFDIVKRIRKTRRVRNSLGEMPALSGMLYCADCGAKLYQVRGKGWSRDKEYFVCASYRKQKGKCTSHQIKNIQVEEILLREIRKVTAFAKDHEEEFVDLVLKKKTSELNQVLRSHKKELDDSKDRIAKLDSIVQNLYEDNLEGKISDQRFEKMAKAYDEEEISLQKRVAELEETITKSKEEELNVESFLKLVRKYTDIKELDPEMIRIFVDKIYVEQSEKVPGTNLKKQTIWIYWNFIGKIDI; encoded by the coding sequence ATGGAACAATTAAATAGACAGTCTTCTTACTTTTCAGCTAATGAAAAGATTACAGCATTATACTGTAGGCTTTCAAGAGATGATGAACTTCAAGGCGAAAGTAACTCCATAAGAAATCAAAAGGACATATTAGAAAAATATGCTCTGGATATGGGATTTGAAAACCTAGAGTTCTTTGTGGATGATGGTTATTCAGGAACGAACTTTGATAGACCCTCTTGGAATAAACTAAATGCCTTAATTGAAGATGGAAAAGTTGAAAATATTATTGTAAAAGATATGAGTAGACTTGGTAGGGATTATCTAAAGGTAGGATTTTACACAGAAGTCTTATTTCCAGATAATGATATACGATTCATCGCTATAAATAATGGTGTGGATTCAAATAACCAAGTAGAAAACGACCTTACACCCTTTATCAATATCTTCAACGAGTTCTATGCTAAGGATACAAGTAAAAAGATAAAGGCTGTTTTTAAGGCTAAGGGTCAAAGTGGAAAACCACTAACAACTAATCCGCCTTATGGTTATTTAAAGGATAAGGAAGATAAAAACAAGTGGATCGTTGATGAAGTTGCAGCTGAAACTGTAAAGCTAATTTTTAACCTTTGTATTAAGGGTTTTGGTCCAAGTCAAATTGCCTGTGAACTAAAGAGTAGAAAAATCCCAACCCCTGCCGAGCATTTTAAGTCTATAGGACTCAATTTCCCTGTTGACACTCCAGAAGAGGAATGTAATTGGAATCCTGCTACAATAGCTACTATTTTAGATAGAGAAGAATATCTTGGGAAAGTTATAAATTTTAGAACTAAGAGAAAATCTTACAAAACCAAGAAAAGTGTAGACAATCCAAAATCTGAATGGGCTATCTTCGATAATGTTCATGAGCCGATTATTGATGAAGAAACCTTTGATATTGTAAAAAGGATAAGAAAAACAAGACGAGTTCGTAACAGCTTAGGAGAAATGCCTGCCCTATCTGGTATGCTCTATTGTGCAGACTGTGGAGCAAAATTGTATCAAGTAAGAGGTAAAGGCTGGTCTCGTGATAAAGAATACTTCGTTTGTGCATCCTATAGAAAGCAAAAAGGCAAATGTACCTCACATCAAATTAAGAACATTCAAGTTGAAGAAATTCTTTTGAGGGAGATTAGGAAAGTTACAGCCTTTGCAAAAGACCATGAGGAAGAATTTGTAGATTTAGTTTTGAAGAAGAAAACCAGCGAGTTAAATCAGGTATTAAGAAGTCATAAAAAGGAACTAGACGATTCTAAAGATAGAATTGCAAAACTTGACTCTATTGTCCAAAACCTCTATGAAGACAACTTGGAAGGTAAAATATCTGACCAAAGGTTTGAAAAAATGGCTAAAGCTTATGATGAAGAAGAAATTTCACTTCAAAAAAGAGTAGCTGAACTTGAAGAAACCATTACAAAATCGAAGGAAGAAGAGCTTAATGTGGAATCATTCCTAAAGCTTGTGAGGAAGTACACCGATATTAAAGAACTTGATCCAGAAATGATAAGAATATTTGTAGACAAGATTTATGTAGAACAATCAGAAAAAGTTCCAGGTACAAATTTAAAGAAACAGACCATTTGGATTTATTGGAACTTCATAGGGAAAATTGACATATAA